In a single window of the Tellurirhabdus bombi genome:
- a CDS encoding MlaD family protein, whose translation MSGENNKRSVIVGIFVLLGIVIFVTGILVLGGQQKRFTSTIRIDAVFNDVGGLKVGNNVWFSGVKIGTVKKMSFVGNSQVDVQMSIETKAQHYIRKNSLATISSEGLIGNKIVVIFGGTTSVEQVEEGDRLASRPALSSDEMLETLQENNQNLLRVTKDFKELIGKIKQGKGTVGAVLTDSLLADNFRSTVSNLKLASQNTAQVSSSLSNYAKKLNNKGALANDLVTDTAVFYRLRSSAAQFEKASMAATATANNLEQASTKLTSNNNTLGTLLNDEEAAKNLKGTLRNLNSGSVKLDENLEALKHNFLFRGYFRKRAKEEAKRKEETQAAKPDSLQDKQ comes from the coding sequence ATGAGTGGAGAAAATAACAAACGTTCCGTCATCGTCGGAATATTCGTCTTACTTGGTATCGTGATTTTCGTCACAGGTATCCTGGTTTTGGGAGGACAGCAAAAGCGCTTCACAAGCACCATTCGGATTGATGCTGTATTTAATGACGTTGGTGGCCTCAAGGTTGGTAATAACGTCTGGTTTTCAGGGGTTAAAATTGGAACCGTCAAAAAAATGAGCTTTGTCGGAAACTCCCAGGTTGATGTGCAAATGAGCATTGAAACCAAAGCTCAGCATTATATCCGAAAAAACTCACTGGCTACGATCAGCTCGGAAGGCTTGATTGGTAATAAAATCGTGGTCATTTTTGGAGGCACTACTTCCGTTGAACAGGTTGAAGAAGGCGACCGCCTTGCATCACGCCCCGCCCTGAGCTCCGATGAAATGCTGGAAACCTTACAGGAAAATAACCAGAATTTGCTTCGGGTTACGAAGGATTTCAAGGAACTGATCGGTAAAATCAAACAGGGAAAAGGAACGGTTGGGGCCGTTCTGACTGATTCACTACTGGCCGACAATTTTCGCTCGACCGTCAGTAATCTAAAGCTTGCTTCCCAAAATACGGCCCAGGTTTCCAGCTCGCTTTCCAACTACGCCAAAAAACTAAATAACAAAGGGGCCCTGGCCAACGACCTTGTTACCGATACTGCCGTATTCTACCGGTTACGCTCCTCGGCTGCTCAGTTTGAAAAAGCTTCGATGGCTGCTACCGCTACGGCCAATAACCTCGAGCAAGCCAGTACGAAACTTACGTCTAACAACAACACACTGGGAACGCTACTGAACGACGAAGAAGCGGCCAAAAACCTCAAAGGTACACTGCGAAACCTTAACAGTGGTAGTGTAAAACTGGATGAAAATCTGGAAGCCTTAAAGCATAATTTCTTGTTCCGGGGCTATTTCCGGAAACGCGCCAAAGAAGAGGCAAAACGCAAAGAAGAGACGCAAGCAGCTAAACCGGATTCCTTACAAGACAAACAATAA
- a CDS encoding ScyD/ScyE family protein, which translates to MRTLLIGILSLGMLFVISSCDDHREVPAPGQLQVTDFASGLRSPLGITFDNKGQAWVTEIGDPQVGGRVSLITPDGQRHTAITGFNAIIDPAEGPSGLNHLAYKDGFLYILHRVDRKLFKVNIASFKPGDQPLNAAQLESIDIGAYVLKYPFTEDTNDSNPYNLTFGTDGNSYVADAAANAILKITPSGNVSVFATIPGIQNPTPVGPPTIEAVPTGIVFDGQKFLVTTLLGFPFPAGKARIYQVDMAGKVSLYKEGFTSLVDIILGSDKNPLVLELADFGQGFTPNTGRVVRSAGGQNTPLLTDLNMPTAIEQTAKKTYFVVSMGDGKIKKVTY; encoded by the coding sequence ATGCGTACTTTATTGATTGGCATTCTTTCCTTAGGGATGCTTTTTGTAATTTCTAGTTGCGATGACCACCGGGAAGTTCCCGCTCCGGGGCAATTGCAAGTGACTGATTTTGCGTCTGGACTGCGTTCTCCGCTTGGAATTACCTTTGATAACAAAGGGCAGGCATGGGTTACAGAAATTGGCGATCCGCAGGTAGGTGGCCGGGTTTCGCTGATAACACCCGACGGGCAACGACATACGGCAATCACTGGATTTAATGCGATCATTGATCCGGCAGAGGGGCCTTCGGGGTTAAATCATTTAGCGTACAAAGATGGCTTTCTGTATATTTTGCATCGCGTTGATAGAAAGCTGTTTAAGGTTAATATTGCTTCATTTAAGCCCGGAGATCAGCCGTTGAATGCAGCACAACTGGAAAGTATTGATATTGGCGCTTATGTGCTCAAGTACCCCTTTACGGAAGATACCAACGATTCGAATCCGTATAACCTTACCTTTGGAACCGACGGAAATAGCTACGTAGCAGATGCCGCTGCCAACGCCATCCTTAAAATAACGCCGTCGGGCAACGTTAGCGTATTTGCCACCATTCCGGGCATTCAGAATCCTACGCCGGTTGGGCCACCAACCATCGAAGCCGTACCAACCGGAATTGTGTTTGATGGCCAAAAATTTCTGGTAACAACCCTGCTAGGTTTTCCTTTCCCGGCTGGTAAAGCGCGCATTTATCAGGTGGATATGGCCGGAAAGGTCTCTCTGTACAAAGAAGGATTTACGAGTCTGGTTGACATTATTCTTGGGTCTGATAAAAATCCGCTTGTTCTTGAATTGGCTGACTTTGGCCAAGGGTTTACTCCAAACACGGGCCGTGTTGTTCGGTCAGCAGGTGGACAAAACACGCCATTGCTAACCGATTTGAACATGCCTACGGCGATTGAACAAACTGCTAAAAAAACCTACTTTGTGGTTAGTATGGGCGACGGGAAAATCAAGAAAGTAACTTACTAA
- a CDS encoding response regulator transcription factor → MKILVIEDEVKTVQLIRQGLEEHQWEVDIAYDGQMGFQLANRYSYSLIISDIILPGINGLELCQKLRAAHISSPILLLTALGTLDDKIAGLDSGADDYLVKPFEFRELMARVRALTRRNTGLIQTENVLKIADLELNPDTKTVIRGGKEITLTAKEFGLLEYFLRNQGRVISKAELAEKIWDVTFDTGTNVIEVYVNFLRKKIDKDFNPKLLHTQIGMGYVMKIIS, encoded by the coding sequence ATGAAAATATTAGTTATTGAAGATGAAGTAAAAACTGTCCAACTTATTCGACAGGGATTAGAAGAACATCAATGGGAGGTAGATATAGCCTATGATGGGCAAATGGGCTTTCAGCTCGCCAACCGATACTCTTATTCACTAATCATTTCAGATATAATTTTACCAGGAATTAATGGGCTTGAACTTTGCCAGAAGTTGCGTGCTGCCCATATTTCTTCTCCTATTTTGTTGTTAACGGCTCTTGGAACGCTTGACGATAAAATTGCGGGTCTTGATTCAGGTGCAGATGATTATCTAGTAAAACCTTTTGAATTTAGAGAATTGATGGCCCGTGTGCGCGCGTTAACGCGCCGTAATACAGGTTTGATTCAAACTGAAAATGTTTTAAAAATTGCGGACCTTGAATTAAATCCAGATACAAAAACAGTGATTCGCGGGGGTAAAGAAATTACATTAACGGCGAAAGAATTTGGCTTACTTGAATACTTTTTGCGCAACCAAGGCCGTGTAATCTCCAAAGCTGAATTAGCTGAAAAAATATGGGATGTTACTTTTGATACAGGCACCAATGTGATTGAGGTTTACGTTAACTTTTTACGAAAAAAAATAGACAAAGATTTTAACCCTAAATTGCTTCATACTCAAATTGGTATGGGGTACGTTATGAAAATAATCTCGTGA
- a CDS encoding helix-turn-helix transcriptional regulator encodes MNPSSLLINYQELTPSVALKPFVDCYWLQSFRGNSQDESPVQCCLPYGMLEIIIHLDDNRCHVINNGNWQQLPHAFLVGICRNIYQWKSVGTSRLFGIRLKPEGLLQLFKSPAAPLFGDFTDLDIFLGKKIIRLIDQLQGIPDTPTVVQIAERFLHAQLQNVPSERSYLYDATKLIRHSQGRLSIEDLSEHLSISERQLQRSFKANFGPSPKTYLRIIRFRSAYEYISQTKTVPHWADVSYRFGYADQAHFIRDFKEFTGNVPRVQWMNQEQYFQMPHRPARLS; translated from the coding sequence ATGAATCCGTCGTCTCTTCTCATAAACTACCAGGAATTGACTCCTTCGGTAGCGCTAAAACCTTTTGTTGACTGTTATTGGCTTCAGTCCTTTCGGGGAAATAGCCAGGATGAATCGCCCGTGCAGTGTTGTCTGCCCTACGGAATGCTAGAAATCATTATTCATCTGGATGATAACCGGTGCCACGTAATTAATAATGGGAACTGGCAGCAGCTTCCCCACGCTTTTCTGGTTGGTATCTGTCGGAATATTTATCAGTGGAAATCAGTTGGCACTTCAAGACTGTTCGGCATTCGACTCAAACCCGAAGGCCTTCTTCAATTGTTCAAAAGCCCCGCCGCTCCGCTTTTTGGCGATTTCACCGATCTGGACATTTTCTTAGGTAAGAAAATTATTCGTTTAATAGATCAACTCCAGGGTATTCCTGATACACCTACCGTTGTCCAGATTGCCGAACGTTTTCTCCACGCTCAGTTACAAAATGTACCTTCGGAGCGGAGTTACTTATACGATGCGACCAAGCTTATTCGGCACTCTCAGGGCAGGCTTTCCATTGAGGACCTGAGTGAGCATTTGTCCATCAGCGAACGCCAGCTACAGCGAAGTTTTAAAGCTAATTTTGGTCCCTCACCCAAAACGTATCTCCGGATCATCCGCTTCCGAAGTGCCTACGAATACATTAGCCAGACCAAGACGGTACCGCACTGGGCGGATGTCAGTTATCGATTTGGCTACGCGGACCAGGCTCATTTCATCCGGGATTTTAAGGAATTTACGGGCAATGTGCCCCGTGTGCAGTGGATGAACCAGGAGCAGTATTTCCAGATGCCACACCGCCCTGCAAGACTTTCGTAA
- a CDS encoding sugar phosphate isomerase/epimerase family protein: MSGNTLNRRQTLSALGLVAGSSLLPQTTPPKAKNDFTLCLNLSTIRGQQLGFAKELEVASKAGFRSVEIWVDSLQKYLTGGGTVATARKLLADLGLQVENAIGFAQWIVDDEATRTKGLDQLKREMELLAQIGCRRIAAPPMGATQGAALDLQKAAERYRTILEMSDQTGVIPHLEMWGFSKNLSRVGEVLYVATESHHPSARLLLDVYHLHKGGSPPESLKFVGKPGIEIFHLNDYPATPAREAITDADRVYPGDGIAPIRNMLKMLKNPEQTIILSLELFNKTYFAQDPLLVAKTGLERMKAVATGV; the protein is encoded by the coding sequence ATGTCCGGAAATACCCTAAACCGCCGTCAAACTCTTTCTGCTCTCGGTCTGGTCGCTGGCAGTTCCCTGCTTCCCCAGACCACTCCCCCAAAAGCGAAAAATGATTTCACCTTGTGCCTCAATCTGAGCACCATACGCGGCCAGCAGCTTGGTTTCGCTAAAGAGTTGGAAGTTGCGTCTAAAGCCGGATTTCGCTCGGTTGAAATTTGGGTGGATAGCTTGCAGAAATACCTGACGGGTGGTGGTACCGTGGCTACAGCCCGCAAATTACTTGCTGATCTGGGATTGCAGGTTGAAAATGCGATTGGCTTTGCACAATGGATTGTTGATGATGAAGCGACCCGCACTAAAGGCCTTGACCAGCTCAAACGGGAAATGGAATTATTGGCGCAGATCGGTTGCCGCCGCATTGCCGCTCCGCCGATGGGTGCCACTCAAGGCGCTGCGCTAGACCTGCAAAAGGCCGCCGAACGATACCGGACTATTCTGGAAATGAGTGATCAGACGGGCGTTATACCCCACCTGGAAATGTGGGGTTTTTCGAAAAACCTGAGTCGGGTTGGCGAGGTTCTTTACGTAGCTACGGAAAGCCACCATCCATCTGCACGGCTTCTGCTGGATGTTTACCACCTGCACAAAGGTGGGTCGCCGCCAGAAAGTTTGAAGTTTGTGGGAAAACCGGGAATTGAAATTTTTCACCTCAACGACTACCCCGCAACGCCGGCGCGCGAAGCCATTACCGATGCCGACCGCGTTTATCCGGGCGATGGCATCGCTCCGATTCGCAACATGCTGAAAATGCTGAAAAACCCCGAACAAACGATTATCCTGTCTCTGGAGCTTTTCAACAAAACCTATTTTGCGCAGGACCCGCTGCTTGTGGCAAAAACGGGTCTTGAACGAATGAAAGCAGTAGCTACTGGCGTTTAA
- a CDS encoding DEAD/DEAH box helicase has protein sequence MKFTEFGFSDQLLEGIEAINYETATPVQEQVIPRIINGKDLIVSAQTGTGKTASYLLPILQRILTEEPSDHVKALVIVPTRELAIQISQNLEGFSYFTSVSSIAVYGGGDGNTYANERQALSHGADIVICTPGRMISHLNMGYAKIKHLKYLVLDEADRMLDMGFHEDIMKIISFLPKQRQNLLLSATMPPKIRELAKKILYEPDEIFISISKPPARIVQQVFVVYQTQKIALVQHLLKMHNFPSVLIFCSRKENVKQLARELKRAKFSAEEIHSDLEQNDREQVLSRFRSRQLSILVATDILARGIDIDNISLVINYDVPHDGEDYVHRVGRTARAETDGIAYTFVGETEQRKFGAIERLLGEPVPRGIVPEELGATPTFNPGAAKRSVGRKNNSDKKRRSKGRKPKGSSTNSAPSKQPQE, from the coding sequence TTGAAATTCACAGAATTTGGCTTCAGCGACCAGTTGCTGGAAGGCATCGAAGCCATAAATTACGAAACGGCCACACCAGTTCAGGAACAGGTAATACCACGTATCATAAACGGCAAGGATTTGATTGTTTCGGCGCAAACCGGAACGGGCAAAACGGCGTCTTATTTGCTTCCCATCCTTCAACGCATTCTGACGGAAGAACCCAGCGACCACGTCAAGGCGCTGGTAATTGTTCCAACCCGCGAACTCGCGATTCAGATTTCTCAGAACCTGGAAGGGTTTTCCTATTTTACGTCCGTAAGTTCCATTGCGGTGTATGGGGGCGGGGACGGAAATACGTACGCCAATGAACGGCAGGCTTTGTCGCACGGGGCGGATATTGTGATCTGTACACCGGGCCGCATGATCAGCCACCTCAACATGGGGTATGCCAAGATCAAACACCTGAAATATCTGGTACTCGACGAAGCCGACCGCATGCTGGATATGGGTTTTCATGAAGACATCATGAAGATCATCTCGTTTTTGCCCAAACAACGGCAAAATCTGCTCTTATCAGCTACCATGCCTCCGAAAATTAGGGAGCTGGCCAAGAAAATTCTGTACGAGCCAGACGAGATTTTTATCTCGATTTCCAAGCCACCCGCCCGGATTGTACAACAGGTCTTTGTTGTTTATCAAACGCAGAAAATAGCCCTTGTGCAGCACCTTTTGAAAATGCATAATTTCCCGTCGGTGCTGATTTTCTGTTCGCGAAAGGAAAATGTAAAGCAACTGGCACGGGAGCTTAAACGCGCTAAATTTTCGGCCGAAGAAATTCACTCAGATCTGGAGCAGAATGACCGTGAGCAGGTTTTGTCACGTTTTCGGAGCCGCCAGTTGAGTATTCTGGTTGCTACCGATATTCTGGCTCGCGGCATTGATATCGACAACATCAGTCTGGTAATTAATTACGACGTACCCCATGATGGGGAGGATTACGTACACCGCGTTGGCCGCACCGCCCGCGCCGAAACGGATGGAATTGCCTATACGTTTGTGGGGGAAACCGAACAACGGAAGTTTGGAGCCATCGAACGCCTGCTGGGTGAACCAGTGCCGCGCGGAATTGTACCCGAAGAATTAGGAGCAACCCCAACGTTTAATCCTGGAGCGGCAAAACGCAGCGTAGGCCGGAAAAATAATTCCGACAAAAAACGGCGCTCGAAAGGACGGAAACCCAAAGGGTCATCCACCAATTCGGCACCGTCGAAACAGCCGCAAGAGTAA
- a CDS encoding dienelactone hydrolase family protein — MDQRIINLFDEYTHKPLKRDDFLKRLAKLTGSMGAALTVLPLLEINYAHAETISGQDDRLITERVTYPGGEGSMKGYLARPKANGKYGSVVVIHENRGLNPHIEDVTRRLALAGFLALAPDALSPFGGTPTEEAQVRELFGKLDTQKNLANFTKSLDYLKARSDSNGKVGSVGFCWGGAMSNQLAVNYPDLKAAVAYYGRQPDAAQVPQIKAAVMLHYGGLDERVNAGIPAYEEALKKAKIPYELYVYEGAQHAFNNDTAPTRYSEVAAKQAWERTTKFFKEKVG, encoded by the coding sequence ATGGATCAGCGCATCATTAACCTCTTTGATGAATACACCCACAAGCCCCTCAAGCGGGATGATTTTTTGAAACGGCTGGCAAAGCTAACCGGTAGCATGGGGGCAGCGCTTACGGTGTTGCCACTGCTGGAAATTAACTACGCCCACGCCGAAACGATCTCCGGGCAGGACGACCGACTCATCACGGAACGGGTAACTTATCCGGGCGGCGAAGGCTCCATGAAAGGCTATCTGGCCCGCCCGAAGGCCAACGGAAAATACGGCTCTGTGGTGGTTATTCATGAAAATAGAGGACTCAATCCACACATTGAAGACGTGACCCGACGGCTGGCACTGGCTGGTTTTCTGGCCCTTGCGCCCGATGCCCTGTCTCCTTTTGGGGGGACACCCACTGAAGAGGCGCAGGTTCGGGAATTATTTGGCAAGCTGGATACGCAAAAAAACCTGGCCAATTTTACCAAAAGCCTGGATTACCTAAAAGCCCGATCCGATAGCAATGGCAAAGTAGGCAGCGTTGGTTTTTGCTGGGGCGGTGCTATGTCGAATCAGTTGGCCGTCAACTATCCAGACTTAAAAGCCGCCGTTGCTTATTACGGTCGTCAGCCCGACGCGGCCCAGGTTCCGCAGATCAAAGCGGCGGTAATGCTTCATTACGGTGGTCTGGATGAGCGGGTAAACGCGGGCATACCGGCTTACGAAGAGGCGCTCAAAAAAGCGAAAATTCCTTATGAGTTGTACGTATACGAGGGAGCGCAACACGCGTTCAATAACGATACCGCTCCCACCCGTTATAGCGAAGTGGCCGCCAAGCAAGCCTGGGAACGCACCACGAAGTTTTTTAAGGAGAAAGTTGGCTAG
- a CDS encoding ABC transporter ATP-binding protein produces the protein MENKKATPINKDVEVIAIRDLKKSFGDLHVLMGVDLTVHQGENVVVLGRSGTGKSVLIKIIAGLLKPDAGTVNVLGKQVDKLSGKELDALRLKIGFSFQNSALYDSMTIRENLEFPLVRNVRNLSRSDIDQAVEEALEDVGLSQTINQMPSELSGGQRKRIGIARTLILKPDIMLYDEPTAGLDPITSIEINNLINEVQEKHHASSIVITHDLTCAKSVGDRVAMLLDGKFQRQGTFEDVFTEAEDERVKAFYDYNFMN, from the coding sequence ATGGAAAACAAGAAAGCTACTCCGATTAATAAAGATGTTGAAGTTATTGCCATTCGGGACCTGAAAAAATCGTTTGGGGATCTGCATGTATTGATGGGCGTTGACTTAACGGTTCACCAGGGCGAAAACGTCGTAGTTCTGGGTCGTTCAGGAACGGGAAAATCAGTATTGATCAAGATTATTGCGGGCTTGCTAAAACCCGACGCCGGTACAGTTAACGTTCTGGGCAAACAAGTTGATAAACTTTCGGGTAAAGAGCTGGACGCGCTACGCCTGAAAATTGGTTTTTCGTTCCAGAACAGCGCCTTATACGACAGTATGACTATCCGGGAAAACCTGGAATTCCCGCTGGTCCGAAATGTCCGCAACCTAAGCCGCAGCGATATTGACCAGGCCGTAGAAGAAGCCCTGGAAGACGTTGGTCTGTCCCAGACGATCAATCAAATGCCTTCTGAATTATCGGGTGGCCAGCGCAAACGCATTGGCATCGCCCGGACGCTGATTCTGAAACCTGATATTATGCTCTACGATGAGCCAACAGCAGGACTTGACCCCATTACATCCATCGAAATTAATAACCTGATCAACGAGGTTCAGGAAAAACACCATGCGTCGTCGATTGTAATCACGCATGACCTAACGTGCGCGAAATCCGTCGGTGACCGCGTAGCCATGTTGCTGGACGGGAAATTCCAGCGACAGGGAACGTTTGAAGATGTGTTTACCGAAGCGGAAGATGAGCGGGTTAAAGCTTTTTATGATTACAACTTTATGAACTAA
- a CDS encoding MlaE family ABC transporter permease → MSSSKTSPGDTAPEKPVVSRRLDKIFLDLYNVAAFIGQFFREVFMPPYEGREILRQCYEVGYKSLPLISLTGFITGIVFTNQSRPSLAEFGATSWLPSLISIAIVRALAPLVTALIASGKVGSNIGAELGSMKVTEQIDAMEVSGTNPYKFLVVSRILATTFMIPTLTLYTIFLALMGAYINVNLNEQTSFATYVEEVFNAISYLDVFASIIKSFVFGFTIGVVGCYKGYNSSKGTEGVGKAANASVVTSMFLIFIEELLSLQIVSALRAT, encoded by the coding sequence ATGAGCTCTTCCAAAACGAGTCCTGGCGATACTGCTCCTGAAAAACCGGTTGTATCTCGCCGGTTAGATAAAATATTTCTTGATTTATACAATGTTGCGGCTTTTATCGGCCAGTTTTTCAGGGAAGTATTTATGCCTCCTTATGAAGGGCGGGAGATTCTCCGACAATGTTATGAGGTAGGATATAAATCACTACCACTTATTTCGTTAACGGGTTTTATCACTGGAATTGTCTTCACGAATCAGTCGCGTCCTTCATTGGCTGAATTTGGCGCTACCTCCTGGCTTCCTTCCCTGATTTCGATTGCGATTGTCCGGGCGTTGGCCCCGCTGGTCACGGCCCTGATTGCTTCGGGAAAAGTTGGTTCCAACATCGGGGCTGAATTAGGTTCCATGAAAGTAACCGAACAGATTGACGCGATGGAAGTGTCGGGCACGAATCCTTACAAGTTCTTGGTTGTGAGCCGCATTCTGGCAACGACCTTTATGATTCCGACCCTAACGCTCTATACCATTTTTCTGGCACTGATGGGTGCCTACATCAACGTTAATTTAAATGAACAGACCAGCTTCGCTACGTATGTAGAAGAGGTTTTTAATGCCATTTCCTACCTGGATGTTTTTGCTTCGATCATAAAGTCCTTTGTGTTTGGCTTTACGATTGGTGTCGTCGGTTGTTATAAAGGGTATAATTCCTCAAAAGGAACGGAAGGCGTGGGAAAAGCAGCCAATGCATCCGTTGTGACTTCCATGTTTCTGATTTTCATTGAAGAGTTACTCTCCCTACAGATTGTATCCGCCCTACGTGCCACTTAA
- a CDS encoding sensor histidine kinase has protein sequence MINIRTRLTYQFVILVTAILLFFSVGVYFFSKLYLEKRFFKRLQDRALTTTALLFDLKATNSAVLKLVDLSNNDPLSNEKISIYNDTSKKIIFSTNPANSRFHEQFIPQLTAGKETTYIHFGEYQILAIHLPNKGESNWVIVSGIDQTGKDALDDLKKILIVMVGAGILLLGISGWFFAGRALAPMSTIIHQVNAISPVNVEKRVEHPNRSDEIGLLVATFNQLLDRIEQALTTQKIFIANISHELKNPLTKIYSQIDVALIQKRSPEAYQKSLHSLQEDTHTLIQLTNTLLDLANTAANSSHLKLEPVRMDELLWETKMQLQKWHEDYRIEINFSDFPEDEEALLIQGNPASLKVLFMNLLDNACKFSPRKTAIIDFSASKSKIRTSIFNEGPQIPKADLALIFQPFYRSNATAQASKGHGVGLAIVSQITQIHRGEIGVNSTTKGTTFTLIFPSAATF, from the coding sequence ATGATAAATATCCGTACAAGGCTCACTTACCAATTTGTAATTTTAGTTACGGCCATTTTATTATTTTTTTCAGTAGGGGTTTATTTTTTCAGTAAATTGTATCTTGAAAAACGTTTTTTCAAGCGCCTTCAAGACCGTGCTCTCACTACAACTGCGCTACTTTTTGATTTAAAAGCAACGAATTCAGCCGTTTTGAAATTAGTTGATTTATCAAACAACGATCCACTTAGCAACGAAAAAATATCTATTTATAACGATACATCAAAAAAAATAATCTTCTCCACGAATCCTGCTAATTCTCGCTTTCATGAACAATTCATCCCTCAATTGACTGCGGGGAAAGAAACCACTTATATTCACTTTGGAGAATACCAAATTCTGGCCATCCATTTGCCCAATAAAGGGGAAAGTAATTGGGTCATTGTCAGCGGTATTGATCAAACAGGTAAGGATGCGCTTGACGATTTAAAAAAGATCTTGATTGTCATGGTCGGTGCCGGAATCCTTTTACTGGGAATTTCGGGTTGGTTTTTTGCAGGTCGTGCGTTGGCACCTATGTCTACCATTATTCACCAGGTGAACGCTATCTCACCGGTTAATGTAGAAAAACGGGTTGAGCATCCTAATCGCTCCGATGAAATTGGTTTATTAGTAGCTACCTTTAACCAGTTGCTAGATCGAATTGAACAGGCATTAACGACCCAAAAGATATTTATTGCGAACATCTCACACGAATTAAAAAACCCCCTCACCAAAATTTATTCACAAATAGACGTTGCTCTTATTCAAAAACGAAGCCCGGAAGCTTATCAAAAAAGCCTTCACTCGCTACAGGAAGATACGCATACACTAATCCAACTGACCAATACGCTGCTGGACTTAGCAAACACGGCAGCCAATTCCTCCCACCTGAAATTAGAGCCGGTTCGAATGGATGAGCTGCTTTGGGAGACCAAAATGCAGTTGCAAAAGTGGCACGAAGATTACCGGATCGAGATAAATTTCAGCGATTTTCCAGAAGATGAAGAAGCACTTCTGATCCAGGGCAATCCAGCTTCGCTCAAAGTCCTCTTCATGAACTTGTTGGATAATGCCTGCAAGTTTTCCCCTCGCAAAACAGCTATTATTGACTTTTCTGCCTCGAAGAGCAAAATTCGGACCTCCATCTTTAATGAGGGCCCCCAGATTCCAAAGGCTGATTTAGCGCTCATTTTTCAACCTTTCTACCGCAGTAACGCAACTGCTCAAGCCAGTAAAGGGCACGGTGTTGGCCTTGCCATCGTTTCACAGATCACGCAAATTCACCGGGGTGAGATTGGTGTTAACTCTACTACAAAAGGCACCACTTTCACGTTAATCTTTCCTAGCGCCGCCACATTTTAA